In the genome of Streptomyces collinus, one region contains:
- a CDS encoding STAS domain-containing protein — protein sequence MPWEEAGMPALTRDTGAMPLPQRAPALTPPGAALSQYGRHGARVVVARGAYDMDSITPLADALDAAVRECPKVILDASGITFADSTLLNLLILTHQAGTLRVVAPSPQLQRLCEITGVDSILETRDSVDDAAVS from the coding sequence GTGCCCTGGGAAGAGGCCGGTATGCCCGCGCTCACGCGTGACACCGGTGCCATGCCGCTGCCGCAGCGGGCCCCCGCGCTCACCCCTCCGGGGGCTGCCCTGTCGCAGTACGGCCGGCACGGAGCCCGGGTCGTCGTCGCCCGTGGCGCCTACGACATGGACTCGATCACGCCCTTGGCGGACGCGCTGGACGCCGCGGTCAGGGAGTGCCCGAAGGTGATCCTGGACGCCTCCGGCATCACCTTCGCGGATTCGACGCTGCTGAACCTGCTGATCCTCACCCACCAGGCGGGCACCCTGCGCGTGGTCGCGCCGTCACCGCAGCTCCAACGGCTCTGTGAGATCACCGGAGTCGACAGCATCCTGGAGACACGGGATTCGGTCGATGACGCAGCCGTCTCCTGA
- a CDS encoding helix-turn-helix transcriptional regulator: MVGVPESHTGWTFITSHARVLAAIADNPNARIRDIAARCRLTERAVSRIISDLEQDGYLSHTRDGRTNNYRIEPDKVLRHPAEAGLSVASLLSLLVQDETDRIRKPVAQ, encoded by the coding sequence ATGGTCGGAGTGCCCGAGTCCCACACCGGATGGACGTTCATCACCAGCCACGCGCGCGTTCTGGCAGCCATTGCCGACAACCCGAACGCCCGCATCCGCGACATCGCCGCCCGCTGCCGGCTCACGGAGCGCGCGGTCTCGCGGATCATCTCCGACCTGGAGCAGGACGGTTACCTGTCCCACACCCGGGACGGGCGCACGAACAACTACCGCATCGAGCCGGACAAGGTGCTGCGCCACCCGGCCGAAGCCGGCCTGTCCGTGGCTTCCCTGCTCTCCCTGCTCGTCCAGGACGAGACGGACCGCATCAGGAAACCGGTCGCCCAGTAG
- a CDS encoding ABC transporter substrate-binding protein, translating to MQPYDRAMPLGDPGESVRIGALVPLTRPGWVQAGRHLLAGLESAVRDVNDGGGIAGTPLELVVRDTAADPRQAEAAVEELTRLGVAALAGEYHSVVARAAATRADALGLPFLCSSAVLDALTDRPTDWVARLSPPQSRGWQVYADFLLRAGRDRIAVAAEPSVYWASGARVLREYVTPRGGSVVELDARALSPAAVCDELVDQRATVLLVLAGLPDPAVSIVRSVRRDPRLAQLLIGAPAGQPEFTEWAALLGVDGAGIPFLRYLPERLTPLGARVGAALREHLAEAPSFVAFEGYDTVTLLAEVLRAHGTDRSRIAAPWPRAAADGTRGQIRFSRVPGIDVWQWAGAPIQVVDRDPAQPDRLRVLHTG from the coding sequence ATGCAGCCGTACGACCGGGCCATGCCCCTCGGCGATCCCGGCGAGTCCGTCCGGATCGGCGCCCTCGTCCCGCTGACTCGGCCCGGCTGGGTCCAGGCGGGCCGACACCTGCTCGCCGGGCTCGAATCGGCCGTTCGCGACGTCAATGACGGCGGTGGAATCGCCGGGACACCGCTCGAACTCGTCGTCCGGGACACCGCGGCTGATCCGCGGCAGGCCGAGGCTGCGGTCGAGGAACTGACCCGCCTTGGCGTGGCGGCTCTGGCGGGTGAGTACCACAGTGTCGTCGCGCGCGCCGCCGCCACCCGGGCCGACGCCCTCGGCCTGCCGTTCCTCTGCTCGTCGGCGGTTCTCGACGCGCTCACCGACCGGCCGACGGACTGGGTCGCGCGCCTCTCCCCGCCGCAGTCCCGCGGCTGGCAGGTCTACGCGGACTTTCTCCTCCGCGCGGGCCGCGACCGGATCGCCGTGGCGGCCGAGCCGAGTGTCTACTGGGCGTCCGGGGCCCGCGTTCTGCGGGAGTACGTCACTCCACGCGGCGGCAGCGTCGTCGAACTCGACGCGCGCGCCCTCTCCCCCGCGGCCGTGTGCGACGAGCTGGTCGACCAGCGCGCCACAGTCCTCCTCGTGCTGGCCGGCCTTCCGGATCCGGCGGTGTCGATCGTCAGGTCCGTCCGCCGCGACCCGCGCCTCGCGCAGCTCCTGATCGGCGCTCCGGCCGGGCAACCCGAGTTCACCGAGTGGGCGGCTCTGCTGGGCGTCGACGGTGCCGGAATCCCGTTCCTGCGCTACCTGCCCGAGCGGCTCACCCCCCTCGGCGCACGGGTCGGGGCGGCCCTGCGCGAGCACTTGGCCGAAGCGCCCTCCTTCGTCGCCTTCGAGGGCTACGACACGGTCACCCTCCTCGCCGAGGTGCTCCGTGCTCACGGCACCGACCGGTCGCGCATCGCGGCACCCTGGCCGCGTGCCGCGGCCGACGGCACGCGCGGGCAGATCCGGTTCTCCCGCGTGCCGGGCATCGATGTGTGGCAGTGGGCCGGCGCCCCGATCCAGGTCGTCGACCGGGATCCGGCACAGCCGGACCGCCTGCGCGTCCTGCACACGGGCTGA
- a CDS encoding PP2C family protein-serine/threonine phosphatase, which translates to MISSARLWRRRPAYSGRWEASRLSPLVLTVLIAGLAFSTPREIAFSRLLPAAPALAAAMWPVLPTMVLGAFCFLLMIVLSFFHTDLGTQYTSAAIIAVTLAAAYGSHVRLQREETLFQVRLVADAVQKVLLRPLPRRIEGIELESLYLAAQEQARVGGDFYEAIGTPHGVRLLIGDVRGKGLSAVGAASAVISCFREAAYDEPDLRGIVHRLETTVTRHSAAFPVQDQPEHFATALLAEIPHDGDRLLILNCGHPPPLIAHCGKVRILEPTLPSPPLNLAALIGDRYWVDIVPFAPGDRLLLYTDGVSETRDHAGRFFPLPDWMRRQDTERPRELLDRLHGDLLQHSGGRLGDDIAALALRRTTAQDRGALGAAD; encoded by the coding sequence GTGATCTCGTCTGCACGGCTGTGGCGCCGTCGCCCCGCCTACAGCGGCCGATGGGAAGCCTCCAGGCTGTCGCCCCTGGTCCTGACCGTTCTCATCGCCGGCCTGGCGTTCTCCACACCCAGGGAGATCGCCTTCAGCCGCCTTCTGCCCGCCGCGCCCGCACTCGCGGCCGCGATGTGGCCCGTGCTCCCCACGATGGTGCTGGGGGCGTTCTGCTTCCTGCTCATGATCGTCCTCAGCTTCTTCCACACCGATCTGGGGACGCAGTACACCTCGGCCGCGATCATCGCCGTAACCTTGGCCGCCGCCTACGGCAGCCATGTACGGCTTCAGCGGGAGGAGACGCTCTTCCAGGTCCGTCTCGTCGCCGACGCGGTCCAGAAGGTGCTGCTACGCCCCCTGCCGCGCCGCATCGAGGGCATCGAGCTCGAATCGCTGTATCTGGCGGCCCAGGAACAGGCCAGGGTCGGCGGCGACTTCTACGAGGCGATCGGTACACCGCACGGGGTCCGGCTGCTCATAGGCGACGTACGAGGCAAGGGCCTGTCCGCGGTGGGGGCGGCCTCGGCGGTGATCAGCTGCTTCAGGGAGGCCGCCTACGACGAGCCCGACCTGCGGGGCATCGTCCACCGCCTGGAGACCACCGTCACGCGCCACAGCGCCGCATTCCCCGTCCAGGACCAGCCCGAGCACTTTGCCACGGCCCTGCTCGCCGAGATCCCGCACGACGGCGACCGGCTCCTGATTCTCAACTGCGGGCATCCCCCGCCGCTGATCGCGCATTGCGGCAAGGTCCGCATCCTGGAGCCCACCCTCCCCTCCCCGCCCCTCAACCTCGCAGCGCTCATCGGTGACCGCTACTGGGTCGACATCGTCCCCTTCGCCCCGGGCGACCGATTGCTGCTCTACACGGATGGCGTATCCGAGACCCGGGACCATGCCGGGCGGTTCTTCCCGTTGCCGGACTGGATGCGGCGGCAGGACACGGAGCGCCCCCGCGAGCTGCTCGACCGGCTGCACGGGGATCTGCTTCAGCACAGCGGCGGAAGGCTCGGCGACGACATCGCGGCCCTCGCGCTGAGACGCACCACCGCGCAGGACAGGGGAGCCCTCGGCGCCGCGGACTGA
- a CDS encoding SpoIIE family protein phosphatase/ATP-binding protein produces MASPIARFRRLSVKRLISKSPRSVAGQVLVFQVALVVLLVACGVFALILQSERDTSAEARRRSTAVAQTFAHSPGVRAALRTPDPSKILQPLTEAARRAADVDFIVVMDTEGIRYTHPLPDRIGKRFVGEIAPSLAGKLYVESVDGPLGREVQATVPIKGAGSEVVGLVSAGMKVENVESQLTRQLPIILGAGAGALLLSIGVTALLGRRLRRQTHSLAPDEMTLMYEHHDTVLHSVREGVLIVAADGRLMLANDEARRLLELPSDIEGRLVPELPGLDPEMRALLASGREATDEVHLAGDRLLAVNQRPTGREGGPRETVVTLRDSTELQAVTGRAEVARERLRLLYDAGLHIGTTLDVLRTADELARVPIPRFADFVTVDLADAVLHGEEPAPTGTDMRRAAVSGIVDDHPLTEQGRLFDYLPSTPHARGYGSGRSQLVSDLPSATGWRVQDPERAKAVIDYGIHSLITAPIQARGVVLGMASFWRTRQHEPFNEEDVSLAEELVARAAISIDNARRYTREHALAVTLQRSLLPQAMPEQSALDIAYRYLPAQSGVGGDWFDVIPMPGGRVALAVGDVVGHGLHAAATMGRLRTAVHNFSALDLPPDELLSHLDDLVGSIDQNEATQSAAGVVGATCLYGIYDPVTRRYVMARAGHLAPALVRPDGTVTFPDVPAGPPLGLGGMPFQTAELCLAEGTQLVLYTDGLIEDRRRDLDVGMALLRDVLTGHPGRPPEETCRDVLDRVLPERPKDDVALLVARTRQLPPDQVADWDVPPDPAAVAGMRDAVSRRLDAWGLAELGFAMELILSELITNAIRYGSGPIHVRLIRDRTLICEVADGSSTSPHLRYAASTDEGGRGLFLVSQMAERWGTRYTPQGKVIWAEQALP; encoded by the coding sequence ATGGCGAGTCCTATCGCCCGTTTTCGACGCCTGTCGGTCAAGCGCCTGATCAGCAAGAGCCCGCGCAGCGTGGCCGGGCAGGTGTTGGTTTTCCAGGTGGCCCTGGTGGTGCTGCTCGTAGCCTGCGGTGTCTTCGCCCTCATCCTGCAGTCGGAGCGGGACACCAGCGCCGAGGCGCGGCGCCGCTCCACGGCCGTGGCGCAGACCTTCGCGCACTCACCGGGTGTCCGCGCGGCATTGCGGACCCCTGACCCCAGCAAGATCCTCCAGCCGCTCACCGAAGCGGCACGCCGGGCCGCCGACGTCGACTTCATCGTGGTCATGGACACCGAGGGCATCCGGTACACGCACCCCTTGCCGGACCGCATCGGAAAGCGGTTCGTGGGCGAGATCGCACCGTCGCTGGCGGGGAAGCTCTACGTGGAGAGCGTCGACGGCCCGCTCGGTCGCGAGGTGCAGGCCACGGTGCCGATCAAGGGCGCCGGCAGCGAGGTCGTCGGGCTCGTCTCGGCCGGGATGAAGGTCGAGAACGTCGAAAGTCAGTTGACCCGGCAACTACCGATCATCCTGGGCGCCGGGGCCGGAGCGCTCCTGTTGTCCATCGGCGTGACGGCACTGCTGGGCAGACGGCTGCGTCGGCAGACTCACAGCCTGGCCCCGGACGAGATGACCTTGATGTACGAGCACCACGACACCGTGCTCCACTCCGTTCGGGAAGGGGTGCTGATCGTGGCCGCCGACGGACGGCTGATGCTGGCGAACGACGAGGCCAGACGGCTGCTGGAGCTGCCCTCGGACATCGAGGGGCGGCTCGTCCCGGAACTGCCGGGCCTCGATCCCGAGATGAGGGCGCTGCTCGCCTCCGGGCGCGAGGCCACCGACGAGGTGCACCTCGCCGGAGATCGGTTGCTCGCGGTCAACCAGCGGCCAACGGGTCGCGAGGGCGGCCCCCGGGAAACGGTGGTGACCCTGCGCGACTCCACCGAGCTACAGGCGGTGACGGGCCGGGCGGAGGTGGCCCGGGAGCGGCTCAGGCTGCTGTACGACGCCGGGCTCCACATCGGTACCACCCTGGACGTGCTGCGCACTGCCGACGAGCTGGCGCGGGTCCCGATCCCCCGGTTCGCGGACTTCGTCACCGTGGACCTGGCCGACGCCGTCCTGCACGGCGAGGAGCCGGCCCCCACGGGGACGGACATGCGACGCGCGGCGGTGTCGGGCATCGTGGACGACCATCCGCTCACGGAACAGGGCCGGCTGTTCGACTACCTTCCCTCCACGCCCCATGCGCGCGGCTACGGCAGCGGCCGCTCCCAGCTGGTGAGCGATCTGCCCTCCGCCACGGGCTGGCGCGTGCAGGACCCGGAGCGGGCCAAGGCGGTCATCGACTACGGCATCCACTCCCTCATCACCGCCCCCATCCAGGCCCGTGGCGTCGTGCTGGGCATGGCCAGCTTCTGGCGCACGCGGCAGCACGAGCCCTTCAACGAGGAGGACGTGTCACTGGCGGAGGAGCTGGTGGCCCGTGCCGCGATCAGCATCGACAACGCCCGCCGCTACACCCGCGAGCACGCCCTGGCCGTCACCCTCCAGCGCAGTCTGCTGCCGCAGGCCATGCCCGAGCAGAGCGCCCTCGACATCGCCTACCGCTACCTCCCCGCCCAGTCGGGCGTGGGCGGAGACTGGTTCGACGTGATCCCCATGCCGGGCGGCCGGGTGGCGCTGGCCGTCGGCGACGTGGTCGGTCACGGCCTCCACGCCGCCGCCACGATGGGACGGCTGCGTACCGCGGTGCACAACTTCTCCGCCCTGGATCTGCCACCCGACGAGTTGCTGAGCCATCTGGACGACCTGGTCGGAAGCATCGACCAGAACGAGGCGACTCAGAGCGCGGCGGGTGTCGTGGGTGCCACCTGCCTGTACGGGATCTACGACCCCGTGACGCGCCGCTACGTCATGGCGCGGGCCGGGCATCTGGCCCCGGCGCTGGTCCGGCCCGACGGGACCGTCACTTTCCCGGACGTGCCCGCCGGCCCGCCCCTTGGCCTCGGCGGCATGCCGTTCCAGACCGCGGAACTGTGCCTCGCCGAGGGGACCCAGCTCGTCCTGTACACCGACGGCCTCATCGAGGACCGCAGGCGCGACCTGGACGTGGGAATGGCGCTGCTGCGCGATGTGCTCACCGGCCACCCCGGCCGACCGCCCGAGGAGACCTGCCGGGACGTGCTGGACCGTGTGCTCCCCGAGCGTCCCAAGGACGACGTCGCCCTGCTCGTCGCCCGCACGCGGCAACTGCCGCCCGACCAGGTCGCCGACTGGGACGTACCACCGGACCCCGCCGCCGTCGCGGGCATGCGCGACGCCGTGTCCCGAAGGCTCGACGCATGGGGCCTGGCGGAGCTCGGCTTCGCCATGGAGCTCATCCTGAGCGAGCTCATCACCAACGCCATCCGCTACGGGTCCGGGCCGATCCATGTGCGGCTGATCCGCGACCGCACGCTGATCTGCGAAGTGGCCGACGGCAGCAGCACGTCACCGCATCTGCGGTACGCCGCGTCGACGGACGAGGGTGGCCGGGGCCTGTTCCTGGTGTCGCAGATGGCTGAGCGCTGGGGCACCCGTTACACCCCGCAGGGCAAGGTGATCTGGGCCGAGCAGGCCCTGCCCTAG
- a CDS encoding LysR family transcriptional regulator yields the protein MLNVRRLLLLTEATERGSLTAAAGALGMTTSAASQQMSLLEQEAGQPLIERLPRGIRPTPAGAALAERGQAIRRELRAAQADLDSFTALDQGTLRLGSFPTASASLLPLALTRFRRRHTGIRIEVRAGVLAELREMLHTGEVEQGLLWDYEWNRLDDPALSLTHLLDDPTVLVVPADSPLRSHPAVRLGDLADQEWIIRADNHPVADVLRRSCRQAGFEPRIAYSSHDYQEAQAMVAAGLGIALAPRLALTSRRSDVRLLPFASDVPTPTRRILLARATARPATPPAQAMARVLRTVAQRFTAPGLHRAQLGAVRRG from the coding sequence ATGCTGAACGTGCGCCGACTGCTGCTGCTGACCGAGGCCACCGAGCGCGGTTCGCTCACCGCCGCGGCCGGGGCGCTGGGCATGACCACCTCCGCCGCCTCCCAGCAGATGTCCCTGCTGGAGCAGGAGGCCGGGCAGCCCCTGATCGAGCGGCTGCCGCGCGGGATCCGCCCCACCCCGGCGGGTGCCGCGCTGGCCGAGCGCGGTCAGGCGATCCGCCGTGAACTGCGCGCGGCACAAGCCGACTTGGACTCCTTCACGGCCCTCGACCAGGGCACTTTGCGGCTCGGTTCCTTCCCCACGGCCAGCGCGTCCCTGCTGCCGCTCGCGCTCACCCGCTTCCGTCGCCGGCACACCGGCATCCGTATCGAGGTGCGTGCCGGGGTCCTCGCCGAGCTCCGGGAAATGCTGCACACCGGCGAGGTGGAGCAGGGGCTGCTCTGGGACTACGAGTGGAACCGCCTCGACGATCCGGCGCTCTCCCTCACCCACCTCCTGGACGACCCCACGGTGCTGGTCGTCCCCGCGGACTCACCGCTGCGCAGCCATCCCGCCGTGCGCCTCGGCGACCTCGCCGACCAGGAGTGGATCATCCGGGCCGACAACCACCCCGTCGCCGACGTCCTGCGCCGAAGCTGCCGCCAGGCGGGCTTCGAGCCGCGCATCGCCTACTCCTCGCACGACTACCAGGAGGCACAGGCCATGGTCGCCGCCGGGCTGGGCATCGCCCTTGCCCCTCGCCTGGCCCTCACCAGCCGCCGCAGCGACGTACGGCTCCTGCCGTTCGCCTCCGACGTACCGACGCCCACCCGCCGCATCCTCCTGGCCCGGGCCACGGCCCGTCCCGCCACCCCGCCCGCCCAGGCGATGGCCCGCGTCCTGCGCACGGTGGCGCAGCGGTTCACCGCCCCCGGGCTGCACCGGGCCCAGCTCGGTGCGGTACGGCGCGGCTGA
- a CDS encoding PrpF domain-containing protein, whose product MHTPATLVRGGTSKCWLFNQVDVPAGRAELGKLLVSAYGATDPVELDGVGGATPTTSKAAVVGASPEPGVDVDYLFAQVGIGTGSVEWTSNCGNCATGVALYAVAKGMVAITGDRTRVVMRNTNTGAVLEGLVDTTGGVVHHFGRQTVPGTRAGGVAVGLTFRDPAGGSTGSLLPTGQAAQDLPIAAAEPVRVSMVDAGAPVVLIDALGAGRTAAEPLERMAADVPWLRAVRHTAAPLMGLLKPGEEPGDAVPKVGLVAPPVPYTTTLGEQIAAGDYDISVRMLSMNAPHPAIGLTSAVAVAAAGLVEGSVVCRTASGPPEEWLRLGTPAGIVAVRCTDVRDGLPQRVTVQRAARLLADARIYVPESGRTQAA is encoded by the coding sequence GTGCACACTCCCGCGACCCTGGTGCGTGGCGGCACCAGCAAGTGCTGGCTGTTCAACCAGGTCGACGTCCCCGCCGGCCGTGCCGAACTGGGGAAGCTGCTGGTCTCCGCGTACGGCGCCACCGATCCCGTGGAACTGGACGGCGTGGGCGGGGCGACCCCCACCACCTCGAAGGCGGCGGTGGTCGGCGCCTCCCCCGAACCCGGCGTGGACGTGGACTATCTCTTCGCCCAGGTCGGCATCGGCACCGGCTCGGTCGAGTGGACGAGCAACTGCGGCAACTGCGCGACAGGCGTCGCCTTGTACGCGGTGGCGAAAGGCATGGTGGCCATCACCGGCGACCGGACCCGTGTGGTGATGCGCAACACCAACACCGGCGCGGTCCTCGAAGGGCTGGTGGACACCACCGGTGGCGTCGTGCACCACTTCGGCCGCCAGACCGTACCCGGCACCCGGGCCGGCGGGGTCGCCGTCGGCCTCACCTTCCGCGATCCGGCCGGCGGTTCCACCGGTTCACTGCTCCCCACCGGGCAGGCCGCGCAAGATCTGCCGATCGCTGCCGCCGAGCCGGTACGGGTGAGCATGGTGGACGCCGGAGCACCCGTCGTCCTCATCGACGCCCTCGGCGCCGGACGCACTGCCGCCGAACCACTGGAACGGATGGCCGCGGACGTGCCCTGGCTGCGCGCGGTGCGTCATACCGCCGCACCGCTGATGGGACTGCTCAAGCCGGGCGAAGAACCCGGTGACGCGGTGCCCAAGGTGGGCCTGGTGGCCCCGCCGGTGCCGTACACCACCACCCTGGGCGAGCAGATCGCGGCCGGGGACTACGACATCTCGGTGCGCATGCTCAGCATGAACGCCCCGCACCCCGCGATCGGCCTGACCTCCGCCGTCGCCGTCGCGGCGGCCGGGCTCGTCGAGGGCTCCGTGGTCTGCCGGACCGCAAGCGGCCCGCCCGAGGAATGGCTGCGTCTCGGCACACCCGCCGGCATCGTCGCGGTCCGCTGCACCGACGTACGGGACGGCCTGCCGCAGCGGGTCACCGTGCAACGCGCGGCACGGCTGCTCGCCGACGCCCGTATCTACGTCCCGGAAAGCGGCCGCACGCAAGCCGCCTGA
- a CDS encoding SLC13 family permease encodes MISIGALLVMFVVGTMLPINLGILAFVATFAVGTASLGLTEDEIFEGFPAKLFVTIVGVTYLFSVARRNGTIDWLVAAGVRLVRGKVALIPWVLFLVAALLTAFGTFTPAAVAILAPIGMNFAYRYKLNPLVVGMMVISGGHAGAFSPLAVSGALVLGLVDKTELHVSAVTLFSASFLINLVLSALTYVLLAKRPAPPAEGSEETAVGEDLAVSGRPDWRQWLTLACLVALVVGALGFHLEIGFLALAAGALLALVDMKRQEKAVDGVSWSTLLLVAGMMTYIAMLEKAGIIENISEHAAGLGAPVAVALLLCFTVAITSAFASSTAILTAIIPIAVPLLLSSHLSAAGLIAALAVSTTIVDTSPFSTNGALVLSNARGVDPRRFYRQVIGYTGGIVALGPVVAWGTLVLPWS; translated from the coding sequence GTGATCTCCATAGGCGCGCTGCTGGTGATGTTCGTGGTCGGCACGATGCTGCCGATCAACCTGGGCATCCTCGCCTTCGTCGCCACCTTCGCCGTCGGCACCGCCTCACTCGGCCTCACCGAGGACGAGATCTTCGAGGGGTTCCCGGCGAAGCTCTTCGTCACCATCGTCGGGGTCACCTACCTGTTCTCCGTCGCCCGCCGCAACGGCACCATCGACTGGCTCGTCGCGGCCGGGGTACGGCTGGTGCGCGGCAAGGTCGCGCTCATCCCCTGGGTGCTGTTCCTGGTGGCCGCCCTGCTGACGGCGTTCGGCACCTTCACCCCTGCCGCGGTCGCCATCCTCGCGCCGATCGGCATGAACTTCGCCTACCGCTACAAGCTCAACCCGCTGGTCGTCGGCATGATGGTGATCAGCGGCGGACACGCGGGCGCGTTCTCCCCGCTCGCCGTGTCCGGTGCGCTGGTGCTCGGCCTGGTCGACAAGACCGAACTGCACGTCTCCGCGGTGACGTTGTTCAGCGCCAGCTTCCTGATCAACCTGGTGCTCTCGGCACTCACGTACGTGCTGCTCGCCAAGCGCCCCGCCCCACCGGCCGAGGGCTCCGAGGAAACGGCCGTGGGCGAGGACCTCGCCGTGTCCGGCAGGCCCGACTGGCGTCAGTGGCTCACCCTCGCCTGCCTGGTGGCGCTCGTGGTCGGTGCTCTCGGCTTCCATCTGGAGATCGGCTTCCTGGCCCTCGCGGCCGGTGCCCTGCTGGCGCTGGTGGACATGAAGCGGCAGGAGAAGGCCGTGGACGGCGTCAGCTGGTCCACCCTGTTGCTGGTCGCGGGCATGATGACCTACATCGCCATGCTGGAGAAGGCCGGCATCATCGAGAACATCTCCGAGCACGCGGCGGGCCTGGGCGCACCGGTCGCCGTCGCCCTGCTGCTGTGCTTCACCGTGGCCATCACCTCCGCCTTCGCCTCATCCACCGCGATCCTCACCGCGATCATCCCGATCGCCGTACCGCTGCTGCTCTCCAGCCACCTCAGCGCCGCCGGGCTGATCGCCGCTCTCGCCGTCTCCACGACGATCGTCGACACCTCTCCCTTCTCCACCAACGGCGCACTCGTCCTCAGCAACGCCCGCGGGGTGGACCCCCGCCGCTTCTACCGCCAGGTCATCGGCTACACCGGCGGCATCGTCGCCCTCGGCCCGGTCGTCGCCTGGGGCACGCTGGTCCTGCCCTGGTCGTAG
- a CDS encoding ROK family transcriptional regulator: MTSNPTPRDHNKASVLDVVLSHAPLTRNQLIELTGLSKATVSRAVEELRADGFVVDGGMDEVTGRGRRSTYLDLPGTTGHVAGISFGAQTTGVLVTDLRGREVHHLAVPTADHQEVEDAARWLVDLIAEAADSAQGPLRQIVAAVPGRVRGGTEIFGPAESMKIFEGSGLHRAIQDLVDAPVLLDSDANAALLGILTNDATISNAALFSVSTILNFASCTEHELARGNTPTFGDIGVLSSGAGNEILDELLSTRGLLRIARKRGLELERIEDLWLEPQPEGPRAEVLEAFTTAIVTAVSVVAVTLDPESVYFVGRLRPLVDEVVPEVRRRLERSLPAVPEIRTVPHLIGISTAQGAVYACLTMAQERLHEAVLGARRQGQAAEQSPPAF, translated from the coding sequence GTGACCTCGAACCCCACTCCCCGCGACCACAACAAGGCGTCGGTTCTCGACGTCGTCCTCTCCCACGCGCCCCTGACCCGGAACCAGCTGATCGAGCTGACCGGTCTGAGCAAGGCCACGGTGTCCAGAGCGGTGGAGGAGCTCAGGGCCGACGGGTTCGTCGTCGACGGCGGAATGGACGAGGTCACCGGCCGCGGCCGTCGTTCCACCTATCTCGATCTGCCCGGCACGACCGGGCATGTCGCCGGCATCAGCTTCGGTGCGCAGACCACCGGTGTACTGGTGACCGACCTCAGGGGCCGCGAGGTGCACCACCTGGCTGTTCCCACCGCAGACCACCAGGAGGTCGAGGACGCCGCACGCTGGCTGGTCGACCTGATCGCCGAGGCCGCCGACTCCGCGCAGGGCCCGCTGCGTCAGATCGTCGCCGCGGTTCCCGGCCGGGTCCGGGGCGGCACGGAGATCTTCGGCCCCGCGGAGTCGATGAAGATCTTTGAGGGCTCCGGTCTTCACCGGGCCATCCAGGATCTCGTCGACGCCCCCGTGCTTCTCGACAGCGATGCCAACGCGGCCCTGCTCGGGATCCTCACGAACGACGCCACCATCTCCAATGCCGCGCTCTTCAGCGTCAGCACCATACTGAACTTCGCCAGTTGCACCGAGCACGAGCTGGCCCGGGGGAACACGCCCACCTTCGGCGACATCGGTGTGCTTTCCTCCGGGGCCGGCAACGAGATCCTCGACGAACTGCTGAGTACCAGGGGCCTTCTCAGGATCGCGCGTAAGCGCGGGCTCGAGCTCGAACGCATCGAGGACCTCTGGCTGGAGCCCCAGCCCGAGGGTCCGCGTGCCGAGGTGCTCGAGGCGTTCACGACGGCGATCGTCACTGCCGTCAGCGTCGTCGCAGTGACGCTGGACCCCGAGTCGGTCTACTTCGTGGGCCGTCTGCGTCCGCTCGTCGACGAAGTGGTTCCCGAGGTGCGCCGGCGACTGGAGCGGAGTCTTCCGGCGGTCCCGGAGATCAGGACGGTGCCGCATCTGATCGGTATCTCGACCGCGCAAGGGGCGGTCTACGCGTGCCTGACGATGGCTCAGGAAAGGCTGCACGAGGCGGTACTGGGGGCGCGCCGCCAGGGCCAGGCCGCCGAGCAGTCCCCGCCGGCCTTCTGA